In one Oryza glaberrima chromosome 2, OglaRS2, whole genome shotgun sequence genomic region, the following are encoded:
- the LOC127763802 gene encoding auxin-responsive protein SAUR50-like, protein MAITGSKKPGQLKQMLRRCSSSLGIKGAGGDDDGLPGDVPRGHFAVYVGISRRRYIVPMACLAAPEFQELLRKAEEEFGFDHDMGITLPCDEATFHGVLLSASATSIR, encoded by the coding sequence ATGGCGATCACGGGGTCCAAGAAGCCGGGGCAGCTCAAGCAGATGCTGCGGAGGTGCTCGTCCAGCCTCGGGATAaagggcgccggcggcgacgacgatgggcTGCCTGGGGACGTGCCGAGGGGCCACTTCGCCGTGTACGTCGGCATCAGCCGGAGACGCTACATCGTGCCGATGGCGTGCCTTGCGGCGCCAGAGTTCCAGGAGCTTCTCAGGAAGGCCGAGGAGGAGTTTGGCTTCGACCACGACATGGGTATCACCCTGCCCTGCGATGAGGCCACCTTCCACGgcgtcctcctctccgcctctGCCACCTCCATCAGATGA